The following is a genomic window from Nitrospirota bacterium.
CTATTACGAGAACAGGTTGAAAAGCAGACGGCCGCTCATCAGGGCCGCAGCCGTGGATAAAATCGGGAAGATGCTGAGCGAATTTTCGACGGCCGGTCTCGTGGAGATATTGAGCCGCGAGGAACACCCCGAGATCCTGGCGGTGACGGCGCGGGCCTTGAGCAGGAACGGCAGCCGGGAGGGATTGACAGGCATCCTGGAGCGACTGCCCGATCTGTACCGGAGATCGCTCGTCTCCCGAAAAACGATCGAGGCTTCCCTCATCAATTTCAGCGCCGACGCGGTGCCGCTTCTGGTCGCCTATGGAAGCAAGAGCGACGACGCGAAGATCAGGGCTTCACTGCTGGAGGTGCTTGCGCATCTGGCGGCGACCCCGCTGTCGCTCGAGTTCGCCGCGGCGAACCTGAACGCCGATGACCCGGAGGTCCGGGCGAGGGCCGTCAAGGTGTTCGCGAGGCACGATGCGTCTGCGGACATGGTGCATCCGGAGCTCCTGCTCCCTCTTCTTGAGGATCCGGTATGGTTCGTGAGGCTTCAATCCGCGAGGGCATTGGGAAAATTGAAATACGAACAGGCGGTCGAAAGCCTGGGAAGGCGCCTGCTCGATACGAACTGGCAGGTGAGAAATGCCGCTGCCCGCGCTCTGGCGAATATCGGTGATGCCTCGCTGGACGTGTTCCTGAATATCCTGAAATACAAGGACCGTTACGCCAAGGAGAGCATTTGCGAGGAAGCGGGAAGGACGAATTTTACCCAGAGGCTGATCTCGAACCTCATGAGCCGCGACGAGACGCTGTATGCGAAATCCCGTGAGATGCTCGGGATCATGCACTCCCTGCATTTATCAACATCGCTCCATGAGTATTTGAAGAGCGGGGAGGAGGACGCGATAAAGCGGGAGATCGCCCTCCTCATGCGGGATACTGCCGCCCCCCGGGAGAGTGACCGGGGCGGGGAAGGTCCCCGATCTCCGGCTGCGCAAAGCGACGGCGAAGGAAAGAAGGCATGAAAGCGTATTTTGTTTCCTTTGCGCTCGGGTTCAACTATTTCGTCGGTTTTTATTACGGCGTCGTAAGCATCATCTATACCACGCTCCTGACCATCGCCCTCTTCGTCATCCTCAGGCATGCCCATCGCATCAAGTACGAACCGTTCAGGGAATACAGCATTTCGCCCGAGACCCCCTCGATCTCCATCCTGATCCCGGCGTACAATGAAGAAAAGGTGGTCGTGAGAACGATACGGTCCACCCTTGCCGTCGATTACCCCCTCTTCGAGGTCATTGTGATCAATGACGGGTCCGAGGACGGAACGCTTGAGGCTGTCATCGGCGTATTCGGCTTGAAAAAGATAGACCTCGTGTACCGGAATATCCTGCACACCGTTCCCGTGAAGGGGTTTTACGCCAACCCTGAAATTCCGAACCTCATCGTCATTGATAAAGAACGGAGTGGCAAGGCGGATGCCCTGAACTGCGGGATCACGGTTTCGAGAAGCGCGTACTTCTGTTCCGTTGACGCCGATTCTCTCCTGGAGAGAGACAGCCTCATCAAGCTCATGACCCCCATCATGGAGAGCAGAAGTCCCGTCATTGCCAGCGGCGGGGTTGTGAGAATATTGAACGGGGTGACCCTCAAGGATACGGCCATCCAGGAGATCGGGCTTCCCCAGGGCTTCCTCGCCATGTCCCAGATCGTGGAATACACGCGGACGTTCCTGTTCGGCAGGATGGGTTGGAACGCCCTGAACTCACTCCTGATCCTTTCCGGGGCCTTTTCCCTGTTTCACAAGGCGGCGGTCGTGGAGGTCGGCGGCTATCGAAGGGGGAGCATTACGGAGGATATGGAGATCATCGTGAGACTTCACGAGCACTATCTCCGGCAGAAAAAGCCTTACCGGATCAAATTCATATCAGACCCCATATGCTGGACCGAAGTGCCGGAGAGCCTGAAGATGCTGGGAAGACAGCGGAGAAGGTGGCATCTCGGACTGCTCAAGACGATGTGCCAGCACCGGTCCCTGATCTTCAACCCGAAATACGGCAGGATGGGATTGCTGGTATTGCCCTATTACCTGTTCTTTGAAACGCTCGGCCCGGTTGTGGAGTTGACGGGCTATGTGGCGGTGGTATGCTGCTACCTGCTGGGCCTGCTCAGCACTGATTTTGTGCTGCTCTTCCTGACGCTCGCGATATTCTACGGGACCTTTCTCTCGACAGCGGGCGTATTTCTGTCAGAACTTACCTACCGCCGGTATCCGAAA
Proteins encoded in this region:
- a CDS encoding HEAT repeat domain-containing protein translates to YYENRLKSRRPLIRAAAVDKIGKMLSEFSTAGLVEILSREEHPEILAVTARALSRNGSREGLTGILERLPDLYRRSLVSRKTIEASLINFSADAVPLLVAYGSKSDDAKIRASLLEVLAHLAATPLSLEFAAANLNADDPEVRARAVKVFARHDASADMVHPELLLPLLEDPVWFVRLQSARALGKLKYEQAVESLGRRLLDTNWQVRNAAARALANIGDASLDVFLNILKYKDRYAKESICEEAGRTNFTQRLISNLMSRDETLYAKSREMLGIMHSLHLSTSLHEYLKSGEEDAIKREIALLMRDTAAPRESDRGGEGPRSPAAQSDGEGKKA
- a CDS encoding glycosyltransferase encodes the protein MKAYFVSFALGFNYFVGFYYGVVSIIYTTLLTIALFVILRHAHRIKYEPFREYSISPETPSISILIPAYNEEKVVVRTIRSTLAVDYPLFEVIVINDGSEDGTLEAVIGVFGLKKIDLVYRNILHTVPVKGFYANPEIPNLIVIDKERSGKADALNCGITVSRSAYFCSVDADSLLERDSLIKLMTPIMESRSPVIASGGVVRILNGVTLKDTAIQEIGLPQGFLAMSQIVEYTRTFLFGRMGWNALNSLLILSGAFSLFHKAAVVEVGGYRRGSITEDMEIIVRLHEHYLRQKKPYRIKFISDPICWTEVPESLKMLGRQRRRWHLGLLKTMCQHRSLIFNPKYGRMGLLVLPYYLFFETLGPVVELTGYVAVVCCYLLGLLSTDFVLLFLTLAIFYGTFLSTAGVFLSELTYRRYPKWSHFLRLVKYSLLENFCYRQMNAYWRTQALIQFIRGRSDWEHVADKGQGVTGEVPHDEP